Proteins encoded together in one Undibacterium sp. CCC3.4 window:
- a CDS encoding DUF4272 domain-containing protein, which produces MKSPELRKELSELALHKRGIRINLQLPLIESEDEIVLRSSAEVRQRLIALELLRAAPSGNDEALRFLLWAAGVQPHIGMPDGKHVAADLASAIALDGATLAQCDIKLRTKSVLLDWADLLYRLHWAVRHAQITARAVPGRLDAQAVHAWHQAVNWLIRYEDEDNWDLVSTDTAG; this is translated from the coding sequence ATGAAATCTCCCGAACTGCGCAAAGAATTATCTGAACTGGCTCTGCATAAGCGCGGGATACGTATTAATCTGCAATTGCCGCTGATTGAAAGTGAAGATGAAATTGTTTTGCGCAGTAGCGCCGAAGTCAGGCAGCGGCTGATCGCTTTGGAACTGCTGCGCGCTGCACCCTCCGGCAATGATGAGGCTTTGCGCTTTCTGCTGTGGGCGGCCGGTGTGCAGCCACACATAGGCATGCCGGATGGAAAACATGTCGCAGCCGACTTGGCTTCGGCTATCGCGCTCGACGGCGCGACGCTGGCCCAGTGTGACATCAAGCTGCGCACCAAGTCGGTCTTGCTGGATTGGGCTGATTTGTTATACCGGCTGCACTGGGCGGTACGGCATGCGCAGATCACCGCACGAGCGGTGCCAGGCCGCTTGGACGCGCAGGCAGTGCACGCTTGGCATCAGGCGGTGAACTGGCTGATACGCTATGAAGACGAAGATAACTGGGATTTAGTCAGCACCGACACGGCTGGCTGA
- a CDS encoding efflux RND transporter permease subunit encodes MWIVQIALRRPYTFIVMALLILLSTPLVLTKMATDIFPDINIPVISIIWNYGGLSAQEMGQRVTATSERSLTTTVNDIEHIESQSLAGIAIIKIFFQPEVNIQTAIAQVVAIEQAQLRQLPAGMTPPLIIKYSASSIPVVQLGLSSPTMTEQALGDTAINFLRPQLITVPGAAIPYPYGGKMRVVSVDLDNQALLAKGLTPTDVVNAVNAQNLALPSGTAKIGATEFNVSMNGSPDTIAGLNQIPVSAKNGSTTYLSEVAHVRDGFSPQTNIVRQDGQRGALLSVLKNGASSTLKIVSNIKSILPEVALGLPKDLKISTLFDQSVFVKAAISGVIHEALIAACLTALMILLFLGNWRSTLIIAISIPLSILSSILALYALGETINIMTLGGLALAVGILVDDATVTIENIERHLHLGVPLETAILDGAGEIAVPALVSTLCICIVFVPMFFLTGVARFLFVPLAEAVVFAMLASYILSRTLVPTLVLMMMGQAHSDAAAAPSLLQRVYRRFDAGFEQFRGGYIIILASLLTHRKVFAGVFLAFCIASCALVATLGRDFFPSVDSGQIRLHMRAPTGTRIEETARIADEVEKVIRSIIPAAELDTILDNLGLPYSGINLSYGTGGTIGAMDGEILMSLKPEHGPASQYVQRLRQELPRRFPGVEFYFQPADIVTQILNFGLPAAIDIQIAGADVKGNYQIASRLMKQVSRIPGTVDVHIHQKNDLPTLALETDRIQIKQLGLNPVDIAQNLLVSLSGSFQTAPAFWFNPVNGVVYSVAIQTPQYRNGDLDSLLRTPIKSAAQVAGQAAASDGSMSTQLLGNLVQVRPASQLAVVSRYNIKPVIDLYVSVEGRDLAGVAGELEQLVEAARKELPRGASITVRGQVETMRSSFLGLGLGLVMAIILVYLLIVVNFQSWIDPLIIISALPAALAGIVWMLFLSHTPLSVPALTGAIMTMGVATANSILMVSFARQCMDQGAPPLSAALEAGATRIRPVLMTALAMIIGMVPMAIGFGEGAEQNAPLGRAVIGGLLFATISTLFFVPVVFAGIHKYLAGRRSRSAPASSLPAVQ; translated from the coding sequence ATGTGGATAGTTCAGATTGCCCTTCGCCGCCCGTACACGTTCATCGTGATGGCGCTGCTTATCTTGTTGTCGACGCCGTTGGTGCTGACCAAGATGGCAACCGATATTTTCCCCGATATCAATATCCCAGTCATCAGCATTATTTGGAATTACGGCGGTTTGTCGGCGCAAGAAATGGGACAACGTGTTACCGCTACCTCCGAGCGCAGTTTGACCACTACGGTCAATGACATCGAACACATCGAATCGCAATCCTTGGCCGGGATTGCCATCATCAAGATATTTTTTCAACCGGAAGTGAATATCCAGACGGCGATTGCCCAAGTCGTGGCGATCGAACAAGCGCAATTGCGGCAATTACCGGCTGGGATGACGCCGCCCTTGATCATCAAATATTCCGCCTCCAGCATTCCGGTGGTGCAGCTCGGTTTGTCGAGTCCGACTATGACTGAACAGGCGCTTGGCGATACCGCTATCAATTTTCTGCGTCCGCAACTGATCACCGTGCCCGGTGCGGCGATTCCCTACCCCTACGGCGGTAAAATGCGCGTCGTCTCAGTCGATCTCGACAATCAGGCACTGCTGGCCAAAGGTCTGACGCCGACCGATGTGGTCAACGCGGTCAATGCACAGAATTTGGCACTGCCATCGGGCACGGCGAAAATCGGTGCCACTGAATTTAATGTCAGCATGAACGGTTCGCCCGACACCATTGCCGGCCTCAACCAAATTCCGGTGTCAGCTAAAAACGGCAGCACCACGTATTTATCCGAAGTCGCCCATGTGCGCGATGGCTTTTCGCCGCAAACCAATATCGTTCGTCAAGACGGCCAGCGCGGTGCGTTGCTGTCGGTACTGAAAAATGGGGCTTCGTCGACGCTGAAGATTGTCAGCAACATTAAATCGATCTTACCTGAGGTCGCGCTCGGCTTACCCAAGGATTTGAAAATCTCCACCCTGTTCGATCAATCGGTATTCGTCAAAGCGGCGATCAGTGGCGTGATTCATGAGGCGCTGATTGCGGCCTGTTTGACAGCGCTGATGATCTTACTGTTTCTCGGTAACTGGCGCAGCACCCTGATCATCGCTATCTCGATACCGCTGTCGATTTTATCCTCGATTTTGGCTTTGTATGCGCTGGGCGAAACCATCAACATCATGACCTTAGGCGGTTTGGCACTGGCAGTCGGCATCTTGGTCGACGATGCCACTGTGACGATAGAAAACATCGAGCGCCATTTACATCTGGGCGTGCCACTGGAAACTGCGATACTCGACGGTGCCGGTGAAATCGCGGTACCGGCGCTGGTTTCCACTTTGTGTATCTGTATCGTCTTCGTGCCGATGTTTTTCCTCACCGGGGTGGCGCGCTTTCTGTTCGTACCCTTGGCCGAGGCGGTAGTGTTCGCCATGCTGGCTTCGTATATCCTCTCGCGCACCTTGGTGCCGACCTTGGTGTTGATGATGATGGGGCAGGCTCACAGCGACGCTGCTGCTGCACCGAGTCTGTTACAGCGCGTGTATCGTCGCTTCGATGCCGGTTTTGAACAATTCCGTGGTGGCTACATCATCATTCTCGCCAGCTTGCTGACACATCGCAAAGTTTTCGCTGGGGTCTTTCTGGCCTTTTGCATTGCCTCTTGCGCACTCGTCGCCACACTTGGGCGCGATTTCTTCCCTAGCGTCGATTCCGGCCAAATCCGTTTACATATGCGGGCGCCCACCGGCACCCGTATCGAAGAAACTGCGCGCATTGCCGATGAAGTGGAAAAAGTCATCCGCAGTATTATTCCGGCTGCTGAGCTCGACACCATACTCGATAACCTCGGCTTACCCTACAGCGGTATTAATTTATCGTATGGCACCGGCGGTACGATAGGCGCGATGGATGGCGAAATTCTGATGTCGCTCAAGCCTGAGCATGGCCCGGCGTCACAGTATGTGCAACGGTTGCGACAAGAATTGCCGCGTCGTTTCCCTGGCGTGGAATTTTATTTTCAGCCGGCCGATATCGTCACTCAGATTCTGAATTTCGGTTTGCCAGCGGCCATCGACATTCAAATCGCCGGTGCCGATGTCAAAGGCAACTATCAAATCGCCAGCCGCCTGATGAAGCAAGTCAGCCGTATTCCCGGCACCGTCGATGTACATATTCATCAAAAAAACGATTTGCCGACCTTGGCACTGGAAACCGATCGCATTCAGATCAAACAGTTGGGCCTCAATCCGGTCGATATCGCGCAAAATCTGTTGGTATCCTTGTCCGGCAGTTTTCAAACTGCGCCGGCATTTTGGTTTAATCCAGTCAACGGTGTGGTCTACAGCGTGGCGATTCAAACGCCACAATACCGTAACGGCGACCTTGATAGTTTGTTACGCACGCCGATCAAATCTGCTGCTCAAGTCGCCGGCCAAGCCGCCGCAAGCGACGGCAGCATGTCCACCCAATTGCTCGGCAATTTGGTGCAAGTGCGTCCGGCTTCGCAATTGGCGGTAGTTTCGCGCTACAACATCAAGCCGGTGATCGACTTATATGTCAGCGTCGAAGGACGCGATTTGGCCGGCGTGGCTGGCGAGCTTGAGCAATTGGTCGAGGCGGCACGCAAGGAGCTGCCACGTGGTGCCAGCATTACCGTGCGCGGCCAAGTCGAAACCATGAGAAGTTCATTCTTGGGTCTGGGTCTTGGCTTGGTGATGGCAATTATCTTGGTGTATCTGCTCATTGTCGTCAATTTCCAGTCTTGGATCGATCCTTTGATCATCATCAGCGCCTTACCGGCAGCCTTAGCCGGTATCGTCTGGATGCTCTTCCTCAGTCATACCCCCTTGAGTGTACCGGCCTTGACCGGTGCCATCATGACCATGGGGGTAGCGACGGCCAACAGTATTTTGATGGTCTCATTCGCGCGCCAATGTATGGACCAAGGGGCGCCGCCGCTGTCGGCTGCGCTCGAAGCCGGTGCCACCCGCATCCGGCCGGTGCTGATGACGGCGCTGGCGATGATCATCGGCATGGTGCCGATGGCGATTGGTTTCGGCGAAGGCGCGGAACAAAATGCGCCGCTCGGTCGGGCCGTCATCGGTGGTTTGCTGTTTGCCACGATCTCAACCCTGTTTTTCGTACCGGTGGTATTCGCCGGTATCCATAAGTATCTCGCTGGGCGGCGATCACGGTCTGCGCCGGCATCATCATTGCCAGCTGTTCAGTAA
- a CDS encoding efflux transporter outer membrane subunit: MKRAASTLLAAMLLAACSNVPRAASTPSVASAATAASESSPMQSLFQSAQALDATDKGNWWRMFGDPQLDALAQSLIANNPGLQVAVARLQQARAQAQVVSAGLFPQIALQAGSARQKSSADRPVASYTASNQSTVQNNQQLGFAVSYEADLFGRVESNIAGADALAEQARSELENTRLILLAELAGDYFSLRALEAEMQVLSEAINLQQRAVRFMHDRHALGLVSGLDLAQQETVLAANRSQFELVQKQSQQFLHAIASLSGQAAAEFRLAPAGSAMLPPALPQALAAEILQRRPDIASAQRGVAYANANIGVARAAAFPTLMLQANAGWNSNQWANLLSAPSLLWSLGAALTQTVFDGGKTQAGIAAARAAHAAAVATYRRSVLSALQELADAAAGGVALARAAEYTQSSVSSAARVLALTDARYTGGIASYLDVITAQQSLLANQRQLVQIRGQQMLSAVLLVKASGGAWQVAAP; the protein is encoded by the coding sequence ATGAAGCGCGCCGCCAGTACGCTGCTCGCTGCCATGCTGTTGGCTGCCTGTAGCAATGTGCCACGCGCAGCGAGCACACCAAGTGTGGCTAGTGCAGCGACTGCGGCGAGCGAGAGTAGTCCTATGCAGAGTTTGTTTCAGTCGGCGCAAGCGCTTGACGCCACCGATAAAGGCAATTGGTGGCGCATGTTCGGCGACCCGCAGCTCGATGCCTTAGCGCAGTCACTGATTGCGAATAACCCTGGCCTGCAAGTCGCCGTGGCACGTTTGCAGCAAGCACGCGCGCAGGCCCAAGTGGTGAGTGCCGGCCTGTTTCCGCAAATAGCGCTGCAAGCCGGCAGTGCGCGGCAAAAAAGCTCGGCCGACCGGCCCGTGGCCAGTTATACCGCGAGCAACCAGTCGACCGTACAAAACAATCAGCAGCTCGGTTTTGCCGTCAGTTATGAAGCCGATTTGTTTGGTCGGGTCGAGAGCAATATCGCTGGTGCCGATGCCTTGGCAGAACAAGCGCGCAGCGAGCTGGAAAACACCCGCCTGATTTTGCTGGCCGAATTAGCCGGTGATTACTTCAGTTTGCGTGCGCTCGAAGCGGAAATGCAGGTGCTCAGCGAGGCCATCAACTTACAGCAGCGCGCGGTGCGCTTCATGCATGACCGTCATGCCCTGGGATTGGTTTCCGGTCTCGACTTGGCACAGCAAGAAACGGTACTCGCTGCCAATCGCAGTCAATTCGAATTAGTGCAAAAGCAAAGCCAACAATTTCTTCATGCTATCGCCAGTCTCAGTGGCCAAGCCGCCGCTGAGTTCCGTTTGGCACCGGCTGGCAGCGCCATGCTGCCGCCAGCCCTGCCGCAGGCATTGGCGGCTGAAATTTTGCAGCGCCGTCCCGATATCGCCTCGGCTCAGCGTGGCGTCGCCTATGCCAATGCCAACATCGGTGTGGCGCGTGCCGCCGCGTTCCCGACCTTGATGTTGCAGGCCAATGCAGGCTGGAACAGCAATCAATGGGCGAATTTGTTGAGCGCGCCGAGTCTGTTATGGTCGCTCGGTGCGGCACTCACGCAAACCGTGTTTGACGGCGGTAAAACGCAAGCCGGTATCGCCGCCGCGCGGGCCGCCCATGCCGCTGCAGTAGCCACCTACCGGCGCAGTGTTTTGAGTGCATTGCAAGAACTGGCCGATGCCGCCGCCGGCGGTGTCGCCCTGGCGCGCGCGGCCGAGTATACGCAAAGCAGCGTGAGCAGCGCTGCGCGCGTATTGGCACTGACCGATGCGCGCTATACCGGTGGCATTGCCAGCTACCTCGATGTCATCACGGCGCAGCAAAGCTTATTAGCGAATCAGCGACAATTGGTGCAAATCCGCGGCCAACAAATGCTCTCAGCCGTATTACTGGTCAAAGCCAGCGGCGGCGCTTGGCAAGTCGCCGCTCCATAA
- the budA gene encoding acetolactate decarboxylase — protein sequence MKFLSSTAAAMTLALLHALTPACAAEARLFQYSTIDALLAGAYDGDMSVAELSRHGNFGLGTYNRVDGEMIVSEGVFYQVRGDGKVNIAGPQERSPLAIMTDFNPGPAVTLAAAHSLAELEAAIDAGLPNKNAFYAIRIDGDFAALSTRAIYPQSQPYRPLAEVVKTQSVFQLGATRGQLIGFRSPAFSKGFNIPGYHWHYLATDHASGGHVLSLQMNTGSARIATLSTVELQVPTTNGFVQADQSKDRSQELHAVEKIRQ from the coding sequence ATGAAATTTTTATCTTCCACCGCTGCCGCAATGACACTCGCTTTGCTTCATGCGCTTACCCCTGCATGCGCCGCCGAGGCACGCCTGTTTCAATACTCGACCATCGATGCGCTGCTGGCCGGTGCCTACGACGGTGACATGAGTGTGGCAGAGCTTAGCCGTCACGGCAATTTCGGGCTCGGTACGTATAACCGTGTGGATGGTGAAATGATCGTCAGTGAAGGGGTGTTTTATCAAGTCCGCGGTGATGGTAAAGTCAACATCGCCGGTCCGCAGGAACGCTCGCCGCTGGCCATCATGACTGATTTTAATCCGGGTCCGGCAGTCACACTGGCAGCGGCGCATAGCTTGGCCGAACTGGAAGCCGCCATCGATGCTGGCTTACCCAACAAAAATGCCTTCTATGCCATTCGCATCGACGGCGATTTTGCTGCGCTCAGCACCCGTGCCATTTATCCGCAAAGTCAACCATACCGTCCCTTGGCCGAAGTTGTCAAAACCCAGTCTGTGTTTCAACTTGGGGCCACCCGTGGCCAGTTGATCGGCTTTCGTAGCCCAGCCTTTTCCAAAGGTTTCAATATTCCCGGATACCATTGGCATTATCTGGCGACCGACCATGCCAGCGGCGGTCATGTGTTGTCACTGCAGATGAACACCGGCAGCGCGCGCATCGCCACGCTCTCTACGGTCGAATTGCAAGTGCCAACCACTAATGGCTTCGTCCAGGCAGATCAAAGCAAAGATCGCTCGCAAGAATTGCATGCAGTAGAAAAAATTCGCCAATAA
- a CDS encoding cobyric acid synthase — protein MVQGTTSDAGKTTVVAALCRLLQRQGVAVVPLKPQNMALNSAVTVDGGEIGRAQALQAQAAGLLAHTDMNPVLLKPSSDTGAQIIIHGQVRADMDARDYHQYKSIAMGAVLESYQRLQQQYQAIIVEGAGSPAEVNLRERDIANMGFAEAVDCPVILVADIDRGGVFAHFIGTLACLSASEQKRIVGFVINRFRGDISLLTPGLSWLEAQTGKPVLAVLPYLHGLQLDAEDAIITGQSSNGRFRVIVPVLPRIANHTDFDALRAHPDVDLQFIAPGAAVPAADLIILPGSKNTRADLDFLRQHGWQHILAKHLRYGGKVIGICGGYQMLGLTVADPHGVEGEAGVTPGFGLLDVHTELTREKRLQQVSGYCAFGAAGARVEAYEIHMGRSTGTPGSLPAFHIDAQAEGVRSADDLLLGTYLHGLFDHPEACAALLAWAGLQSEVTPDLAALREHSINRVADACAPLLAAILAL, from the coding sequence ATGGTCCAAGGGACTACCTCGGATGCCGGTAAAACCACCGTCGTCGCCGCGCTGTGCCGACTGTTACAGCGCCAAGGCGTGGCGGTGGTACCGCTCAAGCCGCAAAATATGGCGCTCAACAGCGCCGTCACGGTTGATGGCGGTGAAATCGGTCGGGCGCAAGCCTTACAAGCGCAAGCCGCCGGTCTGCTCGCTCACACCGATATGAACCCGGTATTGCTCAAACCGAGTTCCGACACCGGTGCCCAAATTATCATCCATGGTCAGGTACGTGCCGACATGGATGCGCGCGATTATCATCAATACAAAAGCATTGCCATGGGCGCGGTATTGGAATCGTATCAGCGCCTGCAGCAACAATACCAAGCCATCATCGTCGAAGGGGCCGGCAGCCCGGCGGAAGTCAATCTGCGTGAGCGCGACATTGCTAACATGGGTTTTGCCGAAGCGGTCGATTGTCCGGTGATTCTGGTGGCCGACATCGATCGCGGCGGCGTGTTCGCCCACTTCATCGGCACCTTGGCCTGTCTGTCCGCCTCCGAACAAAAACGCATCGTCGGCTTCGTCATCAACCGCTTTCGTGGTGACATCAGCTTACTCACGCCAGGCTTAAGCTGGCTCGAAGCACAAACCGGCAAGCCGGTGTTAGCGGTGCTGCCGTATCTGCACGGCTTACAACTCGATGCCGAAGATGCGATCATCACCGGGCAAAGCAGCAATGGACGCTTTCGCGTCATCGTGCCGGTACTGCCGCGTATCGCCAATCACACTGATTTTGATGCCTTGCGCGCCCATCCCGATGTCGATCTGCAATTCATCGCACCCGGTGCCGCGGTACCCGCGGCCGATCTGATCATCTTACCGGGCAGTAAAAATACCCGCGCCGACTTGGACTTTTTGCGACAGCATGGCTGGCAACATATTCTGGCCAAGCATCTGCGTTACGGCGGTAAAGTCATCGGCATTTGTGGCGGTTACCAAATGCTCGGGCTGACAGTCGCCGATCCACATGGAGTGGAAGGGGAGGCTGGTGTCACGCCCGGTTTCGGTCTGCTTGATGTGCATACCGAACTGACGCGCGAAAAGCGCCTGCAGCAAGTCAGCGGCTACTGCGCATTCGGAGCGGCCGGTGCGCGCGTCGAGGCGTATGAAATTCATATGGGACGTAGTACTGGCACGCCAGGCAGCTTACCCGCGTTTCATATCGACGCGCAAGCCGAGGGCGTGCGCTCGGCCGACGATTTACTGCTTGGTACCTACCTGCATGGCTTGTTCGATCACCCCGAGGCCTGCGCTGCACTCCTGGCTTGGGCCGGTTTGCAATCGGAAGTCACGCCAGACCTGGCTGCCTTGCGCGAGCACAGTATCAATCGTGTGGCCGATGCTTGCGCACCCTTGTTGGCGGCCATCTTGGCGCTATAA
- a CDS encoding glutamate carboxypeptidase, with amino-acid sequence MKKYGLSTLCFTLLASICPLSMAALDLPLVSAAKSQQSRFVKDLESLVNLDSGTDDAKGLNKVAAFLADKLKAIGAEVSIVDAPPAAGKLVLGSLHGSGTKNILLMIHYDTVFGIGEAAKRPFSIVDNRAFGPGVADAKGGALLILYALEIERQRGFSGYKTLTVLFNPDEEKSSLGSRVAIQKISADQDYVLVYEPPESDQVTVATNGIAYVHLDVKGLASHAGSAPEKGRNAVVELSHQIMQLTELGNAKKGTTVNWTVLQTGERVNIIPDKASAIADMRMSELSELNRVQQDANRLIQTKFIPDTSVTVKVENRRPPFSKNPASDKLAALSNDIYQELGKHIQPVSMRYGTDAGFAYHPGSDKPVVLDGMGIVGDRIHSSEEWADLNSVEPRLYLTVRLLETLSK; translated from the coding sequence ATGAAAAAATACGGCTTGTCTACCCTCTGTTTTACACTGCTTGCGTCAATTTGTCCGCTCAGTATGGCGGCGCTCGATTTGCCGCTCGTGAGCGCGGCAAAAAGTCAACAAAGCCGCTTTGTCAAAGACTTGGAAAGCTTGGTCAATCTCGACTCGGGTACCGATGATGCCAAGGGCTTGAACAAGGTTGCTGCCTTTCTGGCCGATAAACTGAAAGCCATCGGTGCTGAAGTCAGTATTGTTGATGCGCCTCCGGCGGCTGGCAAACTGGTGCTTGGTAGCTTGCACGGCAGTGGCACAAAAAACATCTTGCTGATGATTCATTATGATACCGTGTTCGGCATCGGCGAAGCGGCTAAGCGGCCATTTTCTATCGTCGACAACCGGGCTTTTGGTCCGGGCGTAGCGGATGCCAAAGGCGGCGCGCTGTTGATCTTGTATGCCTTGGAAATTGAACGCCAACGCGGCTTTTCCGGCTATAAAACCTTGACCGTGCTGTTTAACCCGGACGAAGAAAAAAGCTCACTCGGGTCGCGCGTCGCGATTCAAAAAATCTCGGCCGATCAGGATTACGTCTTGGTCTATGAACCGCCCGAGTCCGACCAAGTCACCGTCGCCACCAATGGCATCGCCTATGTACACTTAGATGTCAAAGGCCTGGCCTCGCATGCTGGTTCGGCGCCGGAAAAAGGGCGTAATGCCGTGGTCGAATTGTCCCATCAGATCATGCAGTTGACCGAGCTGGGTAATGCCAAAAAAGGCACCACCGTGAACTGGACGGTACTGCAGACTGGTGAGCGCGTCAATATTATTCCTGATAAGGCCAGCGCGATTGCCGATATGCGCATGTCTGAACTGAGCGAACTCAATCGGGTTCAGCAAGATGCCAATCGTCTGATTCAAACTAAATTCATCCCTGATACCAGCGTTACCGTTAAGGTCGAAAATCGCCGTCCGCCTTTCAGTAAAAACCCGGCCAGCGATAAATTGGCGGCATTAAGCAATGATATTTATCAAGAACTCGGCAAACATATTCAACCGGTTTCCATGCGTTATGGAACCGATGCCGGCTTCGCCTACCATCCCGGCAGTGACAAGCCCGTGGTCTTGGATGGCATGGGTATTGTCGGTGACCGCATCCATTCTTCCGAAGAGTGGGCTGATCTCAATAGCGTCGAGCCGCGCCTGTATTTGACTGTGCGTTTGCTCGAAACGCTGAGTAAATAG
- a CDS encoding efflux RND transporter periplasmic adaptor subunit: protein MSEKSHLALGMHAAPDHATHPQRTQILRRARLIAALVLLAMLLGALATLGLRVVRARDLASSNAAQGKLYVQTVHAKAAGGKVVLTLPGTLLGQTEAPIYARSSGYVLHRYKDIGSQVAAGELLADLDTPEIDLQLAQAVAARAQASASFDLAASSLARWEALRQKDAVTAQELNERNSASAQAKANLAAAQANVERLQKQQAFKRIVAPFAGVITHRNIEVGDLVDAGNTGAARALFTLAQTSQLRVYVYLPQAYAQRVKTGDHVSISQKELPEQVFDGTVVRTAGAIDVASRSMQIEIALANTDHALLAGAYVEVALTPAAGGVSLTVPSNVLLFRPEGTRVAIVDAKGQIRLQTVSIGRDLGNALEIIRGIDVTDQLLMNPPDSLAEQDVVVATPFIDQAARSDKGSKPHKEAPAEKAARTAKAAS, encoded by the coding sequence ATGTCTGAAAAATCTCACCTCGCACTCGGCATGCATGCCGCCCCGGATCACGCGACCCACCCGCAGCGCACACAAATATTACGGCGCGCCCGTTTGATTGCGGCTTTGGTTTTGTTGGCAATGCTGTTGGGTGCGCTTGCCACCTTGGGTTTGCGCGTCGTGCGGGCACGCGACCTGGCCAGCAGCAATGCCGCGCAGGGCAAACTGTATGTGCAAACGGTGCATGCCAAAGCGGCCGGCGGCAAAGTCGTGCTGACTTTACCCGGCACCTTGCTCGGTCAAACCGAAGCGCCGATTTACGCGCGCAGCAGTGGTTATGTACTGCATCGCTATAAAGATATCGGCAGTCAAGTGGCGGCAGGTGAGTTATTGGCCGACTTGGATACGCCGGAAATCGATCTGCAACTGGCGCAAGCCGTGGCTGCACGCGCACAAGCCAGCGCCAGTTTTGATCTGGCCGCCAGTTCGCTGGCGCGTTGGGAAGCTTTACGCCAAAAAGACGCCGTGACCGCGCAAGAACTCAATGAACGCAACAGCGCCTCTGCCCAAGCCAAAGCCAACCTCGCTGCGGCCCAAGCCAATGTCGAGCGTTTGCAAAAGCAGCAGGCCTTCAAACGCATCGTCGCACCGTTTGCCGGTGTGATTACCCATCGCAATATTGAAGTCGGCGATTTGGTCGATGCCGGTAATACCGGTGCCGCGCGCGCCTTGTTCACGCTGGCCCAGACCAGCCAATTACGCGTCTACGTCTATCTGCCGCAAGCCTATGCCCAGCGTGTCAAAACCGGCGACCATGTCAGCATCAGCCAGAAAGAATTACCCGAGCAAGTGTTTGATGGCACGGTGGTGCGCACCGCCGGTGCCATCGATGTCGCCAGCCGCAGCATGCAAATTGAAATTGCCTTGGCGAATACCGATCACGCACTGCTGGCCGGCGCCTATGTGGAGGTGGCGCTGACTCCCGCGGCCGGCGGCGTAAGCTTAACCGTGCCATCGAATGTGCTGCTGTTTCGTCCGGAAGGGACACGCGTGGCCATCGTCGATGCCAAAGGACAGATCCGTTTGCAAACCGTCAGCATCGGCCGCGACCTCGGAAACGCGTTGGAAATTATTCGTGGCATCGATGTCACTGATCAGTTGCTCATGAATCCACCCGATTCCTTGGCCGAACAGGATGTGGTGGTGGCCACCCCGTTCATCGATCAAGCCGCGCGCAGCGACAAGGGCAGCAAGCCTCACAAGGAAGCGCCGGCTGAAAAAGCGGCGCGCACAGCGAAGGCGGCTTCATGA
- a CDS encoding tetratricopeptide repeat protein: protein MLSRTAAPLLLLSLLAVGATSFHFAHADDVDEGTALYDQADFPAAAESFAVAAKDGDAEAQVSLGLMYLKGEGLASDETKALALFEQAAAQDNVRGEVNLARMYAKGKGVVSDYKTAVKWFQRAADQGYADAQYSLGVLYVTGNGVPLNYAKAQSLFEHAAEQDDTSAQYQLGLMYWHGKGVPVNLVEAYKWLTLAKDYDDAALYRSYVAQRMSEAQIAEAEEQADQWQVEAKT from the coding sequence ATGCTATCTCGTACTGCTGCACCCTTGCTATTGCTTTCATTGCTTGCTGTCGGTGCCACTAGTTTCCATTTCGCCCATGCCGATGATGTTGACGAGGGCACGGCGTTATATGATCAAGCAGATTTTCCTGCGGCAGCGGAGAGTTTTGCGGTAGCCGCCAAGGATGGCGACGCGGAAGCCCAAGTCAGTTTGGGCTTGATGTATCTCAAGGGTGAAGGCTTGGCGAGCGACGAGACCAAGGCGCTGGCGCTGTTCGAGCAGGCGGCGGCACAGGATAATGTGCGCGGCGAAGTAAATTTGGCACGTATGTATGCCAAAGGCAAAGGCGTGGTGTCAGATTACAAAACGGCAGTGAAATGGTTTCAACGCGCGGCCGATCAGGGTTATGCCGATGCGCAGTACAGTTTGGGCGTGTTGTATGTTACCGGTAACGGCGTGCCACTCAATTATGCCAAGGCACAGAGCTTGTTCGAACATGCGGCCGAACAGGATGACACCAGCGCTCAGTATCAGCTCGGTCTGATGTATTGGCATGGTAAAGGCGTGCCGGTTAACTTAGTGGAAGCCTACAAGTGGCTGACGCTGGCAAAAGATTATGATGATGCCGCACTGTATCGCAGTTATGTAGCGCAGCGCATGAGCGAAGCACAAATCGCCGAAGCCGAGGAACAGGCCGATCAGTGGCAAGTTGAGGCAAAAACCTGA